Genomic DNA from Magnolia sinica isolate HGM2019 chromosome 4, MsV1, whole genome shotgun sequence:
ATAACCGTGTATATGTGGGGCACATGATTAAGTGATCTAGACCAATcgtatgatgggcctcactgcgGTGGGCCATACAAGAAAAATGAAGCAGGAATATATTATAcatcccccctttttttttgggtCTGATTGAGTTGGAACTGTTGCTTTATTATTTCTTAAACCATCTATTTCTTGGAAACctattgaagggttgagatttccaatatggAAGATGTTTTTTGGGTCGTGGGCCATCGATGGTGAGAACCATTTATTCATCGGTTTGGCCCTGTTGAGCAGCTACAGGCTTTCTAGGAAAGGTTTCAAATTCAAATTGATTGGGGTGGGCAATCAGGCAATTGGGTGATTTGCTCTCTTATAACGGTTGAAATCAGCTGGGACTATTGTACCGTCCATGAACCATACTCTCGAGAAGAAATCATTAAAACATGCTCATCTCCCCAAGATACAGGCTCGTAACCGTATATCAGGGGTGATCTAGAGATGGGCCTAAAAAGCCCATGGGCCCAAAGGCCCCAGATACATCAACAGGTGGGTGATTCATTTCGTATTTTTGGCACCGAAATCAATGCTTATTGGGTGATGGGTATATGCTTAAAACATTCTTCGTGTCAGTTTTGGGGCTGATAATGTGTTGAAATGGGGCTTTAATGGGCCTGTTGAGGCCCAGCTCATGTTGAAATGGCCTTGATTGTTGGTGGCCCACAGGCCTTAATTGACCTTTCTTTGCAATACGTGATTGATAATATAGGGTTTAGATTGGCCTATTGGATTGGGTCGGATTATGAGTTTTCTGGCCAAATAGATAATGGACCTGGTCATGGGCCCATCTTCACTAAAAGGCCCAAATAGAAAGGTACTCCCAAACATGTTTAACGTGGTAGGACCTTCACTAGACTAGATGGTGGGGCTATCGTCGGGCCTGGTGTTTAGGAGACAGCTGTGGTTTGGACTCCCGACACACGTCAcccgttgaatgtggaccgttggcaGCATTTCAGAACAGAACCAGCGGTCCATTTGACTGTTTGGGTAGCCTGATTTCTGAGCTGGCTACGCAGTGGGGCCCAGATGATGCACGTTCTCGATTGTTCCTCACTCGAGCGTGTGGTCGAGTTTGAAGGGCCTCTGATATCATAAATCGGTGAAGTGTACATCTTTTCATTGACTGACTTTGTCTACCCACAGGCATTCTACATCAAGTGACGTGTGCTGACCTGGCATATTCTTAGAAAAATCCCATCaaagcatcaagtgggccacaacatatcgATGATCTGACGTATTTCTTGAACCCGTCACTTGGGTTAACCCATGGGTAGAAACAGTTGAACTTTGAGATCTGTCATCACACAACGTATATGTAGATTTTCCTGATGATCTGAACGATTGAAGTCACATGATGCACGGCTCAGATTAACGTTGATCATGACAATTGGCCTATCTGGAGTTGcgtgtaggtttagggaactcTCGTTGACTCAGCCGCTGTGAGTCTGTGACCTAtcggtttgctagaatacatgcTGATGTATTGTTTTGAGTACATCGGCACTTTAGATTTTGTATCTGGAGTCATctctcaataatcaaaatcgttTATAAGATGGGCCTCGTATTGGATGGAGGTTATATTGGAGTACTTACACCATTTCATCATCATAATCTTTTTCCTAGACATTTCAATAATCAAACGGTTGATTTATTTTGAAccagagattttttattttggataacCCCATCGGCAGTGTGGCCCATCATATTCGTCTGAATATATTGAAAACGACTCAGATCTAATGGCTAAAGTCCCAACGTATCCTACTACAATACGTCCTGATGCACTCTAGGAAACCACTGTGATACGCCGACAACAAAAATATGGGAACTACACACATCTCTACACGTGCAAACCACACATGTTTGAAGTAAATCTGAACGGTGCATCAGGTCGGTCCCACCTCTTAGATGATTGTATCAAAATTTTGACCGGTTCACTCATTAAAATTTTCCATAAATGTACGAAACAATGAACGGTCTAAAAGAAATTACGGAAAATTGGGCACatgggctcacctgatgagtggacctacCTGATATTTGGGCTAAGTCATATAAACGGTGGGTCCAACCTCTTTCATATTTCTGATGCCACACCACACATACCAGGCTGGCACACGTGTCCCGTGTGGAGGTGCATGTAGAAGTTGGTGACGGCTTTCGAAAATTCGAAAATTAGGACACCCACTTTCCAAGATGCATCCTCTCATAGACTTCACCAGATATACCATTGAccattaattaaaaaagaaaaagcaattcGTTAATTCCGCACGCGTGTGGATCCGTACATATCCACACGCATATACACGTGCAAGTATAGAACATGTGTAAGATCTGATCATTCCATAAGGTTGGAACTAATGGTTCTATCTTATAACTAAATAACCATACAATTTcactattcaggtgggccattcatttattttgatatgCTTTGGCCGACTTGAGGTGTGAAATGGGCTGATTTTCAGGCTGTATGATCTAAGAATTGTTTGTCACCTGATAAAAATATCAGATCTTACAAACGTGTCGAATTTTGACACGTGTGCCTCCTTGTGGATGTGAATGCTCCCACGCGCGTGAGCATCAGCAAACCTTAAAAAAACACTGTTGGTTGATATGCATACCCATTTTCCGTCATAAAACCGTACAATCTTTTGTTATTATTTTACAGTAATCAGAAAAGGTGGGCGTATCTATCATTCCTCATTGGTCTTGTGCTATTTAATTACATTAGAAAATTTGTGCGTATCATCATTCCGCGTCGGTTGCTCCAAATCCAAATAATCAGTGGAGTTTAGACTATAATGATAGTTCATCGCCACtttaaaatgatggtgactcTTCCACCACACGATGCAGAAAGCGTGGGCAGCGGTGCATGAGTGGGAGGCGGGACAAGTACAAGCCacaacattttcaaaatggtggtgagctATCATAAATGTATGTAAAGAAGAGAACTAGCCACATGTAAGCATCGGTACCACAATTTGTGATCCCGCACCATCTTTTTCCAATGTAAAGACATTTATGTAAAACATCACTACCGTAAAAACTGTAATTCCACATATAATATTATTCTTCTGAAAAATTCAGGCTAATCCGTTCATAGATGGGCCTGAAATGTATGTTGAAACAGACCGTCGGTTTTGATTGAATCAATAGGTGTTTTCTATATGATTATCTTAGCAGCCTTATTTTTTTCccagaagatcttattggtgggacctaTCGTTATCATGGAACTGATTTCATACCTAAATGGCATGTTGGTAGGAAAGGTGGTAGGGTACCACAAGTTGCGGTACCATGCCTGTTATGTGGTCAGTTCTCCCCCAGATAAAAGTAAAATTCTCATCTAgacaaaggggagagagagagagagagagagaggaagaagaagaaaaacccaaACCTGGTTTTCTTCCACACcgaaaaaaaaaccctcttccaaTTCCTTCTTTCTCATCCCATCCTCTATTCCATGGCTCTCCGCCGTGGGATGTTGCTAGCTTCTCGATTACTGTTACCAAAAGACGACTGTGATCCTGATGACTGTATTTTTCGCCAAACTCCTCCTTTTAAtcctccaccaccaccatcatcactaCATAAATCATCAAACCATCACATCTCTTTGGTGTTAATCGTCGTTTCAATCTTTTCGACTGCTTTTCTCTTTGTAACCTACTACACCATAATCAAAAGGTATTGCCGGCGTCGGATCGTCGCGGCAGGGCCCACCCAAGTCCAAATCGACACCACCCATCATGAAGATCATGATGAAAGCCAGAACCCCATCAATTACATATGGTATGTTAACACCGTCGGTCTCGATGAATCAGTTATCAACTCCATCGCCGTCTGCAAGTACAAGAGAGGCGACGGTCTGGTCGAAGGGACCGAGTGCTCCGTCTGTCTCAGTGAATTCCATGAGGATGAGAATCTCCGTCTTCTGCCCAAGTGCAACCATGCCTTCCATCTCCCCTGCATCGATACCTGGTTGAAATCCCACGTCAACTGCCCGTTGTGCCGGGCCAATGTGGTGTCCGGTCAGCCTTCATCAGCGGGCCCCAGTTTGAATCCTTCGGATGTCGCCGGCGAGACCCAAGTGGAGAATTCTCGGAGAATTACTGACCAGACTGATGGATTCGTGAGCGCCAGCAGCTTTCTACGGGCGGAAGAAGCTGAATTGGAGAGCGGTGATGGAAGAGGGGATATCGAGTCTGCCAATGGCGTGCCTTCTCATAC
This window encodes:
- the LOC131242376 gene encoding E3 ubiquitin-protein ligase RING1-like, translating into MALRRGMLLASRLLLPKDDCDPDDCIFRQTPPFNPPPPPSSLHKSSNHHISLVLIVVSIFSTAFLFVTYYTIIKRYCRRRIVAAGPTQVQIDTTHHEDHDESQNPINYIWYVNTVGLDESVINSIAVCKYKRGDGLVEGTECSVCLSEFHEDENLRLLPKCNHAFHLPCIDTWLKSHVNCPLCRANVVSGQPSSAGPSLNPSDVAGETQVENSRRITDQTDGFVSASSFLRAEEAELESGDGRGDIESANGVPSHTNCRAQSDLADNHRLGDSGIEMPDDGIQPLRRSVSMDSSSAAMICMSFANLLPVDSNGSSSSMAIKPSGMKRIVPKHGRSQSFFKLMGNCSKAPFLQMGPVAMKRSFSAGGKFLLSRYGGSRKAALPL